A window of Nicotiana sylvestris chromosome 8, ASM39365v2, whole genome shotgun sequence genomic DNA:
TTCTATCACTACGTGGGATGAGTTGACAGAGAAGTTTATAGCTAAATTTTTCTTTCTGGGGCATATGGAGACATTGAAAGATGAGATCTTGGCCTTCAAACAGGaacctaatgaaccacttcatgagatctGGGAAAGGTATcggacaatggtgaaagaatgtctGAACAATGACATGACCGAAGCAATGATCCAACAGACATTCTACTGTGGCATTAACATGACCAATCAGTGTGTAGTAAACCAGCTAGTagggggaaattttatgaacacacctTATGCTGAGGAGTGTGAGATCTTGAATGAGATAGCAGATACTTCCTCAGCTTGGCAAAGTCGAGCTAATGTGACACAGGGTGATCCTACTATCATTCACCTACATAAAGAGCTCCACAACCATGGCCATGCAATAGCAGAGTTAGCTACAACAAAGAACCAACTAGTAAAAGCTCAATTGCAGCAAGTTCAAGCGCCgagacaagtaaatgctatggaaggtGACAACATGTTTTTTAACAAGAggcgacaaagaggtcaacaaggtcaaggTAGTCCATATCAATATGAGCAAGGTAACAGTGGTTCCAACCAAAATGATGGGTATGATGAGTAAAGTGAAGAAGTCCAGTACATGAACAATTACCAAGGACAAAGGGGCAATTctcctaaccaacaacaacagtggagatcccaaggaaattggggaaatcaaaaCCAACAGGGAAATAGCAACTAGGGGAAAATAATCGAAATAGAAGCAATCAGAACAACCAGGGAAACTCGgctggcaacaacaacaattggggaggaaacaataaccaagggggttggaataatggaaatcaaggaaattaggggcaaggctttcaaagacctccgatgtatcaacaaccaaacaacccgtaTCCATTtacatcccaaggtcctagttcgtCAAAAAATGAGATGGAAGGatcgagatgatgtttgaacaaatgatgaaaaagaatgtcgACTCTGATGGCCAGTTGGCATCCCATAATACTtcaatccgaaacttggaggttcaagtTGGCTAGATTTCACAATCCTTTAACACtcaccctaagggggctctacctagtgatacgatagtaaacccgaagggtcgGAATAATACCGGGCATGCAATGGCGGTGATCACAAGAAGTGGTAGAGGTGGTGAAGTgaatacctccaagcaaaagAAAGTTGTGAGTGATGAGGTTGAAGTTCATGATAATGATGTTCCTATAGTTGATGCGCAAGTTACTGAAGAGAATTTGAATGctgaagtgagaattgatattcatgataatgaggtagagactcaagatgacGTGAACatatctagggaacacgtaatagacataccgAAAATGGTAGTGCCCAAGGCTAAGGCTGCCTTGCCAAGGCCTCTTCCACCTTACCCGCAAAGACTTgcgaagaaaaagaatgaaaaccaATTTAAAACATTTATTAAGATGATGAAAAGCATGTCGATCAATGTTCCTTTATtggaagctcttgagcaaatgctgggttatgccaagtttatgaaagtcttggtgactaaaaagagatctatggattgtgagaccatcaaagtGACCCatcaagtaagtgcaattgtgcaATCGATGGCTCCAAAGCTTAAAGATCCCGACACTTTtaccattccatgtaccattggTAGTGCGGAGTTTGCAAAGGtattgtgtgatttgggagcaattATCAGTTTGATGCCTTACTCcctgttcaaaactttgggtattggt
This region includes:
- the LOC138876004 gene encoding uncharacterized protein, coding for MAVITRSGRGGEVNTSKQKKVVSDEVEVHDNDVPIVDAQVTEENLNAEVRIDIHDNEVETQDDVNISREHVIDIPKMVVPKAKAALPRPLPPYPQRLAKKKNENQFKTFIKMMKSMSINVPLLEALEQMLGYAKFMKVLVTKKRSMDCETIKVTHQVSAIVQSMAPKLKDPDTFTIPCTIGSAEFAKVLCDLGAIISLMPYSLFKTLGIGQASATSMILQIGNRTMKRLLGIIDVVLVRVDKFILPADFVILDCEVDYDVPKILGRPFLATGKALVDVEQGSSPSGWVKKKLSFMCANQ